The proteins below are encoded in one region of Hordeum vulgare subsp. vulgare chromosome 3H, MorexV3_pseudomolecules_assembly, whole genome shotgun sequence:
- the LOC123440316 gene encoding pentatricopeptide repeat-containing protein At5g66500, mitochondrial-like, translated as MARTAPPLSALLRRLSSHPSHSPAFHAALLKSSSLSSPIPATALLTAYAKAGLPGAASRLFDEMPARDAIAWNALLACHVRHARCAAVAQAFRGMAAAGFAPTAATLCTMLKACASSRAVRPGRQVHARTVLACHGDVIMTTALVDLYMSCGCVEEAKKLFIHTDCPKDVPLCNSVLSGCVENGQFREAFLMLGGIELNGITLTCALTACSAAANLAYGLQVHCKVLRCGFDSETVLCNALIDMYAKCGRTTAARVVFDRMTRRNVVSWSSMIDGYSRHGHGKEALDLFERMEKAVPIVLPNAITFLAVLSACGHSGLVDEGRSKLHLMKRKYAIDPGPEHYACFIDMLGRAGLIDEAWDLYCCLHSNINELHGAICVAMLNACMTNMDVARGNMVAEHILKVDPQSPRNLVLISNFHAAAGQWSISDESRKVIMDMGLNKEAASSHVSIG; from the coding sequence ATGGCTCGCACGGCGCCTCCGCTCTCGGCGCTGCTCCGCCGCCTCTCTTCCCATCCCTCCCACTCGCCCGCATTCCACGCCGCGCTGCTCAAGTCATCTTCCCTCTCCAGCCCCATCCCGGCCACCGCCCTCCTCACCGCCTACGCGAAAGCCGGCCTCCCAGGCGCCGCCTCCCGCCTGTTCGACGAAATGCCCGCGCGCGACGCCATCGCCTGGAACGCGCTCCTCGCATGCCACGTCCGTCACGCGCGCTGCGCCGCCGTCGCTCAAGCCTTCCGCGGCATGGCGGCCGCCGGGTTCGCGCCAACGGCCGCCACCCTCTGCACCATGCTCAAGGCCTGCGCTTCCTCCCGCGCCGTCCGCCCCGGCCGCCAGGTCCACGCGCGGACAGTTCTCGCGTGCCACGGTGATGTCATTATGACGACGGCTCTTGTGGATCTCTACATGAGCTGCGGCtgtgtcgaggaggccaagaagCTGTTTATCCACACGGACTGCCCCAAGGACGTGCCGCTCTGCAACTCTGTTCTCTCGGGCTGCGTGGAGAATGGTCAATTCCGGGAGGCTTTCTTGATGCTGGGGGGTATCGAACTCAATGGAATCACACTGACATGCGCTCTCACAGCTTGCTCAGCCGCAGCAAACCTTGCATATGGTCTTCAAGTGCATTGCAAGGTTCTCCGCTGCGGGTTTGATTCTGAGACCGTCCTATGCAATGCACTCATTGACATGTATGCGAAGTGTGGGCGGACAACAGCTGCGCGTGTGGTGTTTGATCGTATGACTCGCAGAAATGTCGTTTCCTGGTCCAGTATGATTGATGGTTATAGTCGCCATGGGCATGGCAAAGAGGCTTTGGATTTGTTTGAGAGGATGGAGAAAGCTGTACCCATTGTCTTGCCTAATGCCATTACATTTCTTGCTGTTCTCTCAGCTTGTGGACACTCTGGTCTTGTGGATGAAGGCCGATCCAAGTTACAtctgatgaaaagaaagtatgcgATTGATCCAGGACCAGAGCACTATGCGTGTTTTATTGACATGTTAGGCCGGGCAGGACTGATTGATGAGGCATGGGATCTGTACTGTTGTTTACATTCGAACATAAACGAACTCCATGGTGCAATCTGTGTGGCTATGCTGAATGCATGTATGACTAACATGGATGTGGCAAGAGGAAACATGGTTGCTGAGCATATCCTGAAGGTTGATCCACAGAGTCCTCGAAATCTTGTGTTAATCTCAAATTTTCACGCTGCTGCTGGACAATGGTCTATATCGGATGAGTCAAGGAAGGTTATAATGGACATGGGTCTCAATAAAGAAGCAGCTAGTAGTCATGTCTCCATTGGCTAA
- the LOC123441935 gene encoding putative hydrolase C777.06c has translation MVEINTSLLVDYCQDGTHKYILIDIGKTFREKVLRWFVHHKVLYVDSIILTHEHADVVLGLDEVWVVQRRNGRNDVEQIPIFLMQFMMDSIARRFPYLVEQKPEDANEDAQATKIDLKIIEEDVDKPFVASGLEFVTLPVMHGEGYICLGFLFGRRARVAYLCDVSRFLPKTEHGKKIIWSIVLCSNN, from the exons ATGGTGGA GATCAACACCTCCCTCTTGGTGGACTATTGCCAAGATGGAACACACAAGTACATCCTAATCGACATCGGCAAGACCTTCAGAGAGAAAGTTCTTCGGTGGTTTGTCCACCACAAAGTTCTTTACGTTGACTCA ATCATTCTGACTCATGAGCATGCAGATGTTGTATTAGGCCTTGACGAAGTCTGGGTGGTACAACGAAGAAATGGCAGGAACGATGTCGAGCAAATTCCTATCTTCCTCATGCAGTTCATGATGGACAG TATCGCCAGAAGATTCCCCTACTTGGTGGAACAGAAGCCAGAGGATGCCAATGAAGATGCCCAAGCCACGAAAATCGACTTGAAGATAATTGAGGAGGATGTGGACAAACCATTTGTAGCGTCAGGGCTAGAGTTTGTTACGTTGCC GGTAATGCACGGAGAAGGGTATATTTGTTTAGGCTTCTTATTTGGGAGGAGAGCCAGAGTTGCGTATTTATGTGATGTCTCAAGATTTCTACCTAAAACTGAGCATGGCAAAAAAATAATCTGGTCCATAGTTCTTTGTTCAAATAATTAG